Proteins from one Pithys albifrons albifrons isolate INPA30051 chromosome 2, PitAlb_v1, whole genome shotgun sequence genomic window:
- the LOC139668237 gene encoding taste receptor type 2 member 40-like, with amino-acid sequence MEGCHSADISNVTSYNAMVVAIVTFEAFGGMWINALIVSVICMVWIKNKTLNSIEKILLFLGCSRFWYLCIAWINSFLSVIYPNYLYVYPIFPLVQSTQSFFNCSNLWVTACLCGFYCIKIAIFRNSFFIYLKEKTDRIVPWLLLGSELFSLVIGILVYDIVDKGLRNKATLTCHGIIWKANIRREEYFFPIYFITGFLFATSFTAVILSALLLLFSLWRHKCNMQTNSMKDVSMDAHIKAMKSILSFLIMYSINFISLILTLVYSMKNENDVLFLSYLIQYAFPSVHSLILIFSNPKLKKILLRILPCVNCKDCIK; translated from the coding sequence ATGGAAGGCTGTCATTCTGCAGACATATCCAATGTCACCTCATACAATGCCATGGTAGTGGCCATCGTCACCTTTGAGGCATTTGGTGGCATGTGGATAAACGCTTTGATTGTTTCTGTGATTTGCATGGTCTGGATCAAAAACAAAACCTTGAACTCTATTGAGAAGATCTTGCTCTTTCTGGGATGCTCTAGGTTCTGGTATTTGTGCATTGCATGGATaaattcctttctttcagtAATTTATCCCAATTACCTTTATGTTTACCCCATATTTCCACTAGTTCAGAGTACTCAGAGCTTTTTTAATTGTTCCAACTTGTGGGTTACTGCCTGTCTTTGTGGTTTTTATTGTataaaaattgccattttcagGAACAGCTTCTTCATCTACCTGAAAGAAAAGACTGATCGGATTGTGCCCTGGCTCCTGTTGGGATCAGAGCTTTTCTCCCTGGTGATTGGAATCCTTGTCTATGATATCGTTGATAAAGGGCTCAGGAACAAAGCCACTTTGACCTGCCATGGAATTATTTGGAAAGCAAATATCAGAAGAGAGGAATACTTTTTCCCCATTTATTTTATCACTGGCTTTCTCTTTGCCACTTCATTCACAGCAGTCATCCTCTctgcccttctccttctcttttctctctggagACACAAATGCAACATGCAGACAAACTCCATGAAGGACGTCAGCATGGATGCCCACATCAAAGCCATGAAATCTATTCTCTCCTTCCTAATAATGTACAGCATCAACTTTATATCTTTGATTTTGACTCTTGTTTAttcaatgaaaaatgaaaatgatgtGTTGTTTCTAAGTTACTTAATTCAATATGCTTTTCCAAGTGTTCATTCCCTTATTCTGATTTTCAGCAATCCTAAACTGAAGAAGATACTGCTAAGGATTCTGCCCTGTGTGAACTGCAAGGATTGCATAAAGTAG